One Candidatus Anoxymicrobium japonicum genomic region harbors:
- a CDS encoding type IV pili twitching motility protein PilT — protein MDLHALLKLSVENNASDIHIKAGGPPYLRVDGALLAADFPPLSPVDVVEVAFSLMNEKQARAFHDTNEADFAYSVSGLGRFRANVFKQRGTIGISIRRVLTTKIPKFDELGLPPVLKRLSEEARGLLLVTGPTGSGKTTTIASMVDHLNENQRLNIVTIEDPIEILHVDKKCIIHQREIGTDTDSYREALRHVTRQDPDVILIGEMRDIETVTSALNIAMTGHLVLSTFHTQDTTETVNRMIDFFPPTQQRQVRITLTSTLAGIVSQRLLARCDGGGRVPAVEVMIMNGRLSECLLNEEPTAVMREIIADSEFYGMQTFNQSLVALYADGLIDFQTAIKATNQAHDFILMAKQMGLPVEELLSTR, from the coding sequence TTGGATTTACATGCTCTTCTCAAGTTATCAGTTGAGAACAACGCGTCTGATATTCATATCAAGGCCGGTGGCCCTCCATACCTGCGCGTGGATGGAGCGCTTCTGGCGGCGGACTTTCCCCCACTTTCTCCCGTCGACGTCGTGGAGGTCGCATTTTCGTTAATGAACGAGAAGCAGGCGCGCGCCTTTCATGATACAAACGAGGCGGACTTCGCTTACAGCGTCTCCGGGCTCGGGCGTTTCCGCGCAAACGTCTTCAAGCAAAGAGGGACAATAGGAATCTCTATCCGGCGCGTTCTGACTACGAAGATACCAAAATTCGACGAACTCGGCCTTCCTCCTGTCCTCAAGAGGTTGTCCGAGGAGGCGAGAGGACTGCTGCTCGTAACGGGTCCCACGGGAAGCGGGAAGACCACGACAATCGCTTCGATGGTCGATCACCTGAACGAAAACCAGCGCCTCAACATTGTCACGATAGAAGACCCAATCGAGATTTTACATGTGGATAAGAAGTGCATCATCCACCAGCGTGAGATTGGCACGGATACCGATTCCTACAGGGAGGCTCTGCGCCACGTAACCCGCCAGGATCCTGACGTCATTCTTATCGGCGAAATGAGGGATATCGAGACGGTGACCTCGGCATTGAACATCGCGATGACCGGCCACTTGGTGCTGTCCACGTTTCATACGCAGGACACGACCGAAACCGTGAACAGGATGATCGACTTTTTCCCGCCGACCCAGCAGAGGCAGGTTCGCATAACACTCACAAGTACGCTCGCCGGCATTGTCAGCCAGCGGCTTTTAGCCCGTTGCGACGGCGGCGGGCGAGTGCCCGCGGTAGAGGTTATGATCATGAACGGGCGGCTCTCGGAGTGCCTGCTCAACGAGGAGCCGACCGCGGTCATGCGAGAGATCATCGCCGACAGCGAGTTCTACGGGATGCAGACGTTCAATCAGTCGCTGGTTGCGCTCTACGCTGACGGCCTGATCGATTTTCAGACGGCTATAAAGGCGACAAATCAGGCGCACGATTTCATCTTGATGGCCAAGCAGATGGGCTTGCCTGTCGAGGAGTTGCTCTCCACCCGCTAA